The proteins below come from a single Stomoxys calcitrans chromosome 1, idStoCalc2.1, whole genome shotgun sequence genomic window:
- the LOC131994051 gene encoding uncharacterized protein LOC131994051, translating into MVGSKSFLSLTITFSLLLQLQLGSTDNQYTDYVFLFDNEDIFEDCPEMPDNHGIDAALSTDNLEFDLNEEYLVDVSGNSTVVWEGVQPSDRIEFRADMYQEVGGLGWLLTPFSLVSEDLCIELFEKDTLFYKVWGQHVPKDEQKCFNVFGHTYHYEPFAVKLTFDGRNLFGRYKIVGRMEAFDEQGVKRPKTICSEVTGEITYA; encoded by the exons ATGGTTGGGAGCAAAAGTTTCTTATCATTGACAATTACATTCAGTTTGCTGCTTCAGCTACAACTCGGTAGCACTGACAATCAATATACGGACTATGTATTTCTCTTCGATAATGAAGACATATTTGAAGATTGTCCTGAAATGCCGGACAATCACGGTATTGACGCTGCCTTGAGTACCGATAATCTGGAGTTTGATCTTAACGAAGAATATCTGGTGGATGTGAGCGGCAACAGCACTGTTGTGTGGGAAGGTGTACAGCCGAGCGATCGCATTGAA TTTAGAGCTgacatg tatcaagAAGTTGGTGGTTTGGGTTGGCTGCTTACGCCCTTTTCCCTCGTTTCGGAGGATTTGTGCATCGAGCTTTTTGAAAAGGACACACTATTTTATAAAGTATGGGGCCAACACGTTCCGAAGGAtgaacaaaaatgttttaatgtttttggA CACACCTATCACTACGAGCCTTTTGCTGTGAAGCTTACGTTTGATGGGCGCAACTTATTTGGTCGCTATAAAATCGTCGGAAGGATGGAGGCATTTGATGAACAGGGTGTTAAGAGGCCGAAGACAATTTGTTCTGAAGTTACAGGCGAAATTACATATGCATAA